One genomic window of Dunckerocampus dactyliophorus isolate RoL2022-P2 chromosome 7, RoL_Ddac_1.1, whole genome shotgun sequence includes the following:
- the gpatch4 gene encoding G patch domain-containing protein 4 translates to MAEVVQDKGHGLRFAEKQLKRHGWKHGKGLGREENGIAEAIKVKVKCDKGGVGHKEGEQFTFHWWDHVFNKASSSLQVESDRDGIVLKKTSEDGEEVGMISNKKPRQATLAKAKLYGCFVKSATLLSGQERPEVKSSKSSDGSSSSDEDDEQKLDLSSTTQLSDCELMKACGGRTAHKGARHGLTMSAKLARLEQQEAEFMAKYGKKTIEERPNHVVEEPQSKKKKKKSSKEKTEAINGQEASETPNVQLKKKKKKKEASTEKRTDCCAEDKKEEVSCVEHSDTQTQRKQKRKKKKNGEFKSAERSTGQEKEEERLQSQPAEEEQPLKKNKKSKKEKRCLDSNISEQTPPPKKKKSKEYRS, encoded by the exons ATGGCAGAGGTGGTGCAAGACAAAGGACATGGCTTGAGGTTTGCTGAAAAGCAACTTAAGCGTCACGGGTGGAAACACG GCAAAGGACTGGGGCGCGAGGAGAACGGCATAGCGGAAGCCATCAAGGTGAAAGTGAAATGTGACAAGGGAGGG GTCGGCCACAAGGAAGGAGAGCAGTTCACCTTCCACTGGTGGGATCACGTCTTCAACAAGGCCTCGTCCAGCCTGCAAGTGGAGTCTGATCGG GATGGCATCGTGTTGAAGAAGACATCAGAGGACGGGGAAGAAGTCGGCATGATTTCAAACAAGAAACCCCGCCAGGCCACACTGGCAAAAGCCAAACTCTATGGATGCTTTGTCAAG TCGGCCACACTGCTGTCGGGTCAGGAGCGGCCGGAGGTCAAGTCTTCAAAGTCCAGCGATGGCAGCAGCAGCTCAGACGAGGACGACGAGCAGAAGCTGGATCTGTCCAGCACCACACA GCTGTCTGACTGTGAGCTCATGAAGGCTTGTGGAGGACGCACTGCTCACAA AGGCGCCAGACACGGTTTGACCATGAGCGCTAAGCTAGCCAGGCTGGAGCAGCAGGAGGCAGAGTTCATGGCCAAGTACGGCAAGAAGACCATAGAGGAGAGGCCAAACCACGTGGTCGAGGAGCCTCAgagcaagaagaaaaaaaagaagtcgtCCAAGGAGAAGACCGAAGCAATAAATGGCCAGGAGGCGTCGGAAACGCCCAACGTTCAactcaaaaagaagaaaaagaaaaaggaggCAAGCACAGAGAAAAGGACCGACTGCTGCGCTGAGGACAAGAAGGAGGAAGTCTCCTGTGTAGAACACagcgacacacaaacacagaggaaacagaagaggaagaagaagaaaaacggAGAGTTTAAAAGTGCAGAAAGAAGCACAGggcaggagaaggaggaggagagactGCAGAGTCAACCTGCAGAAGAAGAGCAgccgctgaagaaaaacaaaaagagcaaaaaggagaaaagatGTTTGGACTCAAACATCAGCGAGCAGACACCTCCaccaaagaagaaaaagtcCAAAGAGTACCGTAGCTAA
- the LOC129184815 gene encoding tetraspanin-13-like isoform X2, whose product MVCGGFICTKNSLCALNLLYVLVSLLLVGAAAWGKWFDLVSSIRVVAVVIGVGIFLFVVAFVGLCGALRHHQVLLFFYMIILFLVFVVQLVVSCACLALNKDQQNHLLEVGWNKSESTQKDVEKTLNCCGFSYVNYNASCAAMLGVWLAYRYRNIKDPRSNPGAFL is encoded by the exons ATGGTTTGTGGAGGATTCATTTGCACCAAAAATTCACTTTGCGCACTAAATTTACTCTATGTG CTGGTGAGCCTGCTGCTGGTGGGCGCGGCGGCGTGGGGGAAATGGTTCGACTTGGTCTCCAGCATCCGCGTGGTGGCGGTGGTCATCGGCGTGGGCATCTTCCTGTTTGTGGTGGCCTTCGTGGGCCTGTGTGGCGCCCTGAGGCACCACCAGGTCCTCCTCTTCTTT TACATGATCATCCTCTTCTTGGTGTTTGTGGTGCAGCTGGTTGTGTCCTGTGCCTGTTTGGCCCTCAATAAAGACCAGCAG AATCACCTTTTGGAGGTCGGATGGAACAAGTCAGAGTCCACGCAGAAGGATGTGGAAAAGACCCTCAACTGCTGTGGATTCTCCTACGTCAACTACAACGCCTCCTGTGCTGCT ATGCTTGGAGTTTGGCTGGCTTACAGATACAGAAACATCAAAGATCCCCGATCAAATCCTGGAGCCTTTCTATGA
- the LOC129184815 gene encoding tetraspanin-13-like isoform X1, with translation MVCGGFICTKNSLCALNLLYVLVSLLLVGAAAWGKWFDLVSSIRVVAVVIGVGIFLFVVAFVGLCGALRHHQVLLFFYMIILFLVFVVQLVVSCACLALNKDQQNHLLEVGWNKSESTQKDVEKTLNCCGFSYVNYNASCAASCFSHEPPLSCDACASVIEKYAGDVLRFVGGIGLFFSFTEMLGVWLAYRYRNIKDPRSNPGAFL, from the exons ATGGTTTGTGGAGGATTCATTTGCACCAAAAATTCACTTTGCGCACTAAATTTACTCTATGTG CTGGTGAGCCTGCTGCTGGTGGGCGCGGCGGCGTGGGGGAAATGGTTCGACTTGGTCTCCAGCATCCGCGTGGTGGCGGTGGTCATCGGCGTGGGCATCTTCCTGTTTGTGGTGGCCTTCGTGGGCCTGTGTGGCGCCCTGAGGCACCACCAGGTCCTCCTCTTCTTT TACATGATCATCCTCTTCTTGGTGTTTGTGGTGCAGCTGGTTGTGTCCTGTGCCTGTTTGGCCCTCAATAAAGACCAGCAG AATCACCTTTTGGAGGTCGGATGGAACAAGTCAGAGTCCACGCAGAAGGATGTGGAAAAGACCCTCAACTGCTGTGGATTCTCCTACGTCAACTACAACGCCTCCTGTGCTGCT AGCTGTTTTAGCCATGAGCCGCCATTATCGTGCGACGCGTGCGCCAGTGTCATTGAGAAGTACGCGGGGGATGTGCTGCGGTTTGTCGGAGGTATCGGACTCTTCTTCAGTTTCACAGAG ATGCTTGGAGTTTGGCTGGCTTACAGATACAGAAACATCAAAGATCCCCGATCAAATCCTGGAGCCTTTCTATGA
- the LOC129184813 gene encoding oxidized low-density lipoprotein receptor 1-like, translating to MMAEEELNYVTVKFKSHNSLGDAVIYEDVRSNSGPWAPREVIQEKPSDVEEIYDDVRTKEKTCGLRRTFQDNVEKVALHTPLNLAAAGLGIVCVILMSVIVALTLHLNGVMSAQQQENANLTAENQQLLAQVAQLQGRAQGLTRERDSLNWTMGVILEYNVFPVMNHCSKKVLALCKPCMEGWKLFHSKCYLFVQSEYYYDWKTWQGSVDECRQRNADLLMIHSQEEQEFVTNHTRKYNDDRHGYWMGLSKNEKTNQWEWLHGRNLTVM from the exons ATGATGGCAGAAGAAGAGCTGAATTATGTGACAGTCAAGTTCAAGTCTCACA ATAGCCTCGGCGATGCAGTCATCTATGAAGATGTGAGGAGCAACTCGGGGCCATGGGCACCACGTGAAGTCATACAAG AGAAGCCCAGTGATGTGGAGGAGATCTACGATGACGTGAGGACAAAGGAGAAGACGTGCGGTCTGCGACGCACCTTCCAAG ACAATGTGGAGAAGGTTGCTCTTCACACACCTCTAAACCTGGCGGCAGCGGGCCTGGGCATCGTCTGCGTCATCCTGATGTCCGTCATTGTCGCTCTCACCCTCCACT TGAACGGTGTCATGTCGGCGCAGCAGCAAGAGAATGCCAACCTGACAGCTGAGAACCAGCAGCTGTTGGCCCAGGTGGCCCAGCTGCAGGGGAGGGCTCAGGGGCTGACCAGAGAGCGAGACAGCCTCAACTGGACCATGGGCGTCATCCTGGAGTACAATGTTTTTCCTGTGATGAACCactgctccaaaaaag TTTTAGCGCTGTGTAAACCATGCATGGAAGGATGGAAGCTGTTCCACTCCAAGTGCTACCTCTTCGTCCAGTCAGAATATTACTATGACTGGAAGACCTGGCAGGGAAGCGTGGACGAATGCAGGCAAAGAAACGCAGACCTGCTGATGATTCACTCCCAAGAAGAACAG GAGTTCGTCACAAACCACACGAGGAAATACAACGACGACCGGCACGGTTACTGGATGGGCCTGAGCAAGAACGAAAAGACGAACCAATGGGAGTGGCTCCACGGAAGGAACCTGACAGTGATGTAA